One window from the genome of Hoplias malabaricus isolate fHopMal1 chromosome X2, fHopMal1.hap1, whole genome shotgun sequence encodes:
- the LOC136677218 gene encoding PAT complex subunit Asterix yields the protein MSSNSMNDPRRHNKIFRYKPPSTDTNPTLEDPTPDYMNLLGMIFSMCGLMLKLKWCAWIAVYCSFISFANSRSSEDTKQMMSSFMLSISAVVMSYLQNPQPMSPPW from the exons ATGAGCTCCAACAGCATGAATGACCCGAGGAGACACAACAAAATATTCCG TTATAAGCCCCCAAGCACGGACACCAATCCAACACTGGAGGACCCCACCCCAGATTACATGAACCTCCTGGGCATGATCTTCAGCATGTGTGGACTTATGCTCAAG ctGAAGTGGTGTGCATGGATCGCAGTGTACTGCTCCTTCATTAGTTTTGCAAACTCACGAAGCTCAGAGGACACTAAACAGATGATGAGCAGTTTTAT GTTGTCCATATCAGCCGTTGTGATGTCATACCTGCAGAACCCTCAGCCCATGTCACCGCCGTGGTAA